A portion of the Psilocybe cubensis strain MGC-MH-2018 chromosome 10, whole genome shotgun sequence genome contains these proteins:
- a CDS encoding putative kinetochore protein SPC25, with amino-acid sequence MPPTHRVPQIDLAAVLAQSHPSIDLKVQTFEDSSRNFLKALTSYKNRAITTISERRKHQAAEKKKVLERIQAVEKETNLCKLKEIDLVAQLEREKEERKDAELQVASFKRQLAAVREKSTSVDADIEQYRVLTQTLRRGCHALDKDKERSTLSSYSSHVFPELRACEEKLACSIEGVETDQLLIRFHRVDPSDPERVAGFVIDISTQIYKIITSSPNLPSMPILVNDLNETRNIYDFIREVRAAYANLLDTRMS; translated from the exons ATGCCTCCAACACATCGTGTACCGCAAATAGATCTCGCTGCCGTTCTAGCTCAAAGTCACCCATCCATAGATCTCAAGGTTCAAACATTTGAAGACTCTTCGAGAAACTTCCTCAAGGCCCTTACGAGTTACAAAAACCGCGCAATCACGACAATCTCTGAGCGTCGCAAACACCAGGCGgctgaaaagaagaaggtgttggaaagaaTCCAAGCAGTTGAGAAGGAGACCAATCTATGCAAACTGAAAGAGATTGATCTTGTGGCAC AACTTGAACGAGAGAAGGAAGAACGCAAGGACGCGGAGCTGCAGGTCGCGTCGTTCAAGCGACAACTTGCTGCAGTCCGCGAGAAAAGCACCTCGGTTGATGCAGACATTGAACAATACCGCGTTCTGACACAGACCCTTCGTCGAG GTTGCCACGCACtagacaaggacaaggagcGGTCAACGCTGAGCTCGTACAGCTCGCATGTCTTCCCTGAGCTACGAGCCTGTGAAGAGAAACTTGCTTGTTCTATTGAGGGCGTAGAGACAGACCAGCTGTTAATTCGCTTTCACCGCGTTGATCCATCCGACCCAGAACGCGTAGCTGGCTTTGTGATCGATATCTCGACGCAGATTTATAAAATTATCACTTCCTCTCCTAACCTTCCTTCGATGCCGATTCTTGTGAACGATCTCAATGAGACTCGAAATATCTACGATTTCATTAGAGAAGTGCGTGCTGCTTACGCAAACCTA CTCGATACCAGGATGTCATAG
- a CDS encoding U3 small nucleolar RNA-associated protein 10 codes for MSSLATQLAKNVSLNASLLVDRSRRKASASYLFTGKDADEHDLEAIHALAVNALIQLSSICPSLGNYEDSLFSERAKETDRTLLTLEAIEELDKAIEDFLWLLSPYLMEPSTGKIIEWLVRRFRINEFNIEATLSLFLPYHESPHFAKMLTILQLKPNSTWSFLIPYKSAAQNLPRVSLVTEMLKNSDLARFVVSLLPAAVKKGLGHRVLYAFNAATLHDFLKRSKTMSEGTMAYLLPALIEPLQQKGKKSVKDGILGSYILLATLSSKCELSPTALKAIAGIMASCAHVVQADQFLSSLVAVCEGQPELDEFTDGTLSAMLRISGFKEALATSSSWVGSEKVILPLVRMLCKKLDGSNVSDILESVILTEMTPSSILETLASSLVEIAAKSEGETQISLCSRRLLSLIQQRHPDILGSAVDKFSENNPSLGDTIEQLIISLSTIGQLSNATLREGNDMLLASADSDAKVRIIAVKELVKSIEGKELSSIDNMETTRGIMIARLQDSNASVLEALYANPLAVTPIFVSDSKAFLSSLCVAMDSDSKPKRNLLRLHLTYLASSFWKAVDASVQTDIFHRIFFPFLLFSKPRQKTAELVWDIIQDHLSEDKALDWLTGCAQVVKAESNTEGDAVEHMNLINLNVAERMAGNIMKSDRFTDNLSTLLSKLRDPHPHTRLMGYLVATSLVKQLSEDLQVDAAHQILATMNLDELSGIDDSSQEHLALISTEDKSLGKYIITKPSSKTTQNWIQISLVATIARIPRPADIVLDWVAELSSEDTDLGSRYVRLIRSIYQLANASTSIPVLSSSLLQILFLNIKGDALAFLAGIWSSGRVDEYKDSKAISLLHAAAFLEAHLLEDDGLDFQTIIPSLLVILQTSDTNICQGALECVSRIRILAERKLSSVYLFDAIYGHNDRTLQYLDQDDLKKYLAALVEHRDHFANDSTYLKTFHDQHLGRVKTDKKRDADYKHRIVCYLLSHINALSSESVQNALLKSIATITNKAKIEILIPTIQAVVDDVSSVEAAAIFSKHSEEFLTRLLSCYDSSAATYLNDTPSAWANFSQVLQTFFRTGTPIQPQEALAHAIETGLFASLNQQRKFSLCETLLDVGSQDSSSQSLSRRVLSTVLVDVPLITHLLGLYTPVGPTSSPRVKRVKTMETPEDVLPRLSLLVEILGTKSLPGSLDLISHLLDTLSRVVQVLPPAQADVSYIEQLLMSAVESAASKITEVPNLSPSVIRLDILVEVIRVSGNPQTFHQALLLIANLARLAPESVLYNVMPVFTFMGSNVFHRDDSYSFKVVQQTIDGIVPVMVSSLKEAHTQPLDLYLASKEFLRVFSDAANHIPRHRRNKFFSHLVDVLGAREFMAPICMLLLEKMANRIIRQPSEEVQNSLSLPIAVFQHCDYALQLHTATEILQESRRIVAHIADPQSKQPIFLEGVTDGDHSISSSTILRRRAQALIVFVGYAFKPKPTTPAATDSGVSISSVISQLIILAVLPEGVSTETKIGDVSEAARATLGRLLSGMSVVDFSEAVQLMLDSGDVKVQAGALELLSKRLPDVSAKMRPTLTSYIVKILGSIKSLLTIHKEGPLVAHAYEAITSIASTISSGEESPLTDLLPFAISASKEKALALPALGALAAMSVKLGPRIIPFFRSIISLSITVLRGDDGALFQNSFQILSGLLSTIPTFWGSGEVNQVVFLYMDEASSTSKISPAALSSLTKSLAKRIPAKVLIPSLLDMWQSLQVSGKLARISAYFYVFSRALQHADRPIVLEHLRASFKLFLEALDIVKVDPEVESRVIAAFKELVVKLNETAFKPLFRRLFDWAFVENTNDVARKVTFGHLYISLLDFFKTLMVPYMSFLLQPYCDILASFTASTSSDFSLWSSVLQTLTRALNFDDGVFWRDDKLRQIATPLTGQIEVCIRLGFGAEDGKTQLQDCLAALVENATDDTLLKTINLNILMHTRSEDHRVRLFALTCAEAVWRANGGKLLGFVGETATFISECGEDENDVVVKECIKLKDAVESVAGAIDGL; via the exons ATGTCCAGCTTAGCTACCCAGCTGGCAAAAAATGTCTCCCTCAACGCATCTCTTCTCGTGGACCGATCTCGTCGAAAGGCATCCGCTTCCTATCTCTTCACTGGGAAAGATGCGGATGAACACGACCTGGAAGCAATTCACGCCCTGGCCGTTAATGCATTGATACAGCTATCATCTATCTGCCCCAGTTTAGGAAACTATGAAGATTCTCTTTTCTCTGAAAGGGCTAAAGAAACGGACAGAACATTGTTAACATTGGAGGCGATTGAAGAATTGGACAAAGCCATCGAAGATTTCCTATGGCTGCTTAGTCCATATTTGATGGAACCATCCACTGGAAAGATCATAGAATGGCTAGTGAGGAGGTTCCG GATCAACGAATTTAATATCGAAGCCACattgtctctctttctcccatATCATGAATCGCCGCACTTTGCTAAAATGCTTACTATCCTACAACTAAA ACCCAACTCTACCTGGAGTTTTCTCATTCCCTATAAATCCGCCGCTCAAAATCTCCCTCGAGTATCGTTGGTCACGGAAATGCTTAAAAATTCAGACCTCGCACGCTTCGTTGTGTCACTGCTTCCTGCAGCAGTCAAAAAAGGATTGGGACATCGTGTCCTCTACGCTTTCAATGCCGCCACTCTACATGATTTCCTTAAACGAAGTAAAACAATGAGTGAAGGGACAATGGCATATCTTTTGCCGGCACTAATCGAACCATTGCAACAGAAGGGGAAGAAATCAGTGAAAGATGGGATC CTTGGAAGTTACATCCTTCTTGCTACCCTTTCCTCGAAATGTGAACTTTCACCTACAGCTCTGAAGGCTATTGCAGGGATCATGGCATCTTGTGCTCATGTAGTGCAAGCAGACCAGTTTCTTAGTTCCCTTGTAGCAGTTTGCGAGGGCCAACCTGAATTGGACGAGTTCACTGATGGGACGCTTAGTGCTATGCTTCGCATTTC CGGTTTCAAAGAAGCACTCGCTACAAGCTCATCTTGGGTAGGCAGTGAGAAGGTTATTCTTCCCTTAGTGAGAATGCTCTGCAAAAA ATTGGATGGTTCCAATGTGTCAGACATACTTGAATCCGTTATCTTGACAGAGATGACTCCTTCGTCTATACTCGAAACATTGGCCTCTTCTCTTGTGGAAATTGCCGCAAAATCAGAAGGAGAAACCCAGATATCGCTGTGCTCGCGCCGGCTGCTTTCACTGATCCAACAACGTCATCCAGATATTCTTGGAAGCGCAGTGGACAAATTTAGTGAAAACAACCCTTCTTTGGGAGATACCATTGAACAGTTGATTATTTCTCTATCAACT ATTGGCCAACTTTCAAATGCGACTTTACGTGAAGGCAATGATATGCTTCTGGCGTCGGCAGATTCTGATGCCAAAGTGCGCATCATAGCTGTTAAAGAATTGGTGAAATCTATTGAAGGGAAAGAATTGTCAAGCATCGATAATATG GAAACTACTCGAGGTATTATGATCGCTCGCCTACAAGATTCCAATGCCAGTGTTTTGGAAGCGTTATACGCAAATCCTTTGGCTGTAACCCCAATTTTCGTATCAGACTCAAAAGCGTTTTTGTCATCGTTATGCGTGGCCATGGATTCAGATTCCAAACCAAAACGCAaccttcttcgccttcatTTGACCTATTTGGCGTCCTCTTTCTGGAAAGCAGTCGATGCCTCAGTACAAACGGATATCTTCCATCGCATTTTCTTCCcatttttgttgttttcaaAGCCCAGACAGAAAACTGCGGAACTTGTGTGGGACATCATCCAGGATCACCTTTCTGAAGACAAGGCCCTGGACTGGCTTACGGGCTGTGCCCAGGTAGTCAAAGCAGAGAGTAACACCGAAGGCGACGCCGTTGAACACATGAACCTCATTAACCTCAACGTCGCAGAGCGAATGGCCG GCAATATTATGAAATCAGATCGGTTTACTGACAACCTCTCAACACTCCTAAGCAAACTGAGAGATCCACACCCTCATACCAGATTAATGGGTTACCTTGTCGCCACGTCTCTCGTAAAGCAGCTATCTGAAGATCTGCAAGTTGATGCTGCCCACCAGATCTTGGCAACTATGAACCTTGACGAGCTTTCAGGCATTGATGATTCTTCACAAGAACATCTGGCGCTTATT TCAACGGAGGATAAATCTCTAGGAAAATATATAATCACCAAACCTAGCAGCAAAACCACACAGAATTGGATTCAAATTTCACTTGTAGCTACCATCGCTCGCATTCCACGACCTGCGGATATTGTCCTCGACTGGGTTGCCGAGTTATCTTCT GAGGATACAGACCTGGGAAGTCGCTACGTCAGACTGATTAGGTCTATTTACCAACTCGCAAATGCATCAACTTCAATTCCCGTACTTTCCAGCTCGCTGCTgcaaattttatttttaaatATCAAAGGAGATGCTTTAGCATTTTTGGCTGGCATTTGGTCATCGGGTCGTGTAGATGAATACAAGGATTCAAAGGCCATCTCTTTGTTACATGCTGCAGCCTTTTTGGAGGCTCATCTGCTCGAAGATGATGGCTTAGATTTCCAGACCATCATCCCTTCGTTGTTGGTTATATTGCAAACATCCGATACCAACATCTGTCAGGGTGCTTTGGAATGTGTATCTCGTATCAGAATTTTGGCTGAGCGCAAGCTATCGTCTGTCTATCTCTTTGATGCTATCTATGGCCACAACGACA GAACTTTGCAATATCTCGACCAGGACGATCTTAAGAAATACCTAGCTGCTCTAGTTGAACATCGCGATCATTTTGCCAACGATTCTACTTATCTTAAAACATTCCATGATCAGCATCTTGGACGTGTCAAAACTGACAAGAAACGCGACGCTGA TTATAAGCACCGCATCGTATGTTACTTGCTCTCACATATCAACGCCCTCTCGTCAGAATCTGTCCAAAATGCCCTTTTAAAATCCATCGCGACGATTACCAACAAAGCCAAGATTGAAATTCTTATTCCTACTATTCAAGCAGTCGTCGATGACGTGTCCTCTGTGGAAGCGGCTGCCATATTCTCTAAACATTCCGAAGAATTTTTGACACGCCTCCTATCTTGCTATGATTCTTCCGCGGCCACATACCTCAACGACACGCCCTCTGCATGGGCCAATTTCTCGCAAGTCTTACAGACTTTCTTCCGTACAG GTACTCCAATCCAGCCTCAGGAAGCCCTTGCGCATGCCATTGAAACCGGGTTGTTTGCTTCTCTCAATCAGCAAAGAAAATTCTCACTCTGCGAAACACTCCTTGATGTCGGTTCGCAAGATTCATCATCT CAATCACTGTCTCGCCGCGTGTTATCAACTGTTCTCGTTGATGTACCCCTCATTACTCACTTGCTTGGATTGTACACCCCTGTTGGACCAACTTCAAGCCCCCGTGTCAAACGTGTTAAAACGATGGA AACTCCTGAGGATGTTCTTCCGCGACTCAGTCTTCTGGTTGAAATTTTGGGCACCAAATCTCTCCCTGGATCGCTTGATCTTATCTCCCATCTTCTTGATACTTTGAGCAGGGTTGTACAAGTCTTGCCCCCAGCGCAGGCTGATGTGAGTTATATTGAACAATTGTTAATGTCTGCCGTGGAAAGTGCTGCATCTAAAATCACT GAGGTGCCTAACTTGTCTCCCAGCGTGATACGTTTGGATATTTTGGTCGAGGTTATTCGAG TATCTGGAAATCCTCAAACATTCCATCAAGCGCTTCTTCTTATCGCCAATCTGGCCCGCCTTGCTCCAGAATCTGTGCTTTACAATGTTATGCCAGTCTTCACGTTCATGGGATCAAATGTCTTCCATAGGGATGATAGCTACAGCTTCAAAGTTGTACAGCAG ACCATTGATGGCATTGTTCCTGTCATGGTATCATCACTAAAGGAAGCTCATACTCAGCCGCTTGATCTATATCTTGCCTCTAAAGAGTTTCTTCGAGTCTTCTCGGATGCTGCGAACCATATTCCCCGACACAGGCGTAACAA attcttttctcatcttGTTGACGTTCTCGGTGCTCGCGAATTTATGGCACCAATCTGCATGCTTCTCCTCGAAAAAATGGCAAATAGAATAATTCGACAGCCTTCGGAGGAAGTCCAAAACTCGCTTTCATTACCGATAGCCGTATTCCAACATTGCGATTATGCTTTGCAACTTCAT ACTGCAACTGAGATCTTGCAGGAAAGCAGACGTATTGTGGCGCATATAGCTGATCCTCAATCAAAGCAGCCTATCTTCTTGGAAGGAGTAAC TGATGGAGACCATTCAATTTCGTCCTCGACAATCTTGAGGAGACGTGCACAAGCATTGATTGTCTTCGTTGGTTATGCCTTCAAGCCAAAACCCACCACTCCCGCTGCAACTGACAGCGGCGTTTCTATCAGCTCTGTGATATCTCAGCTGATCATATTAGCTGTCCTTCCGGAAGGTGTATCAACTGAAACGAAGATTGGGGATGTTTCTGAGGCTGCTCGCGCAACTCTCGGCAGACTTCTTAGCGGGATGTCTGTGGTCGATTTCAGTGAAGCCGTGCAATTGATGCTTGACTCAGGAGACGTTAAG GTTCAAGCTGGAGCTCTGGAACTTCTTTCAAAGAGACTTCCCGATGTATCTGCCAAGATGAGGCCTACACTCACAAGCTACATTGTCAAAATCTTGGGGTCCATCAAGAGCTTGCTCACTATTCACAAAGAAGGCCCTCTTGTGGCGCATGCCTACGAAGCTATCACTTCGATCGCTTCTACGATCTCATCTGGAGAAGAAAGCCCACTGACGGACTTGCTTCCATTCGCCATCTCAGCTTCCAAAGAAAAGGCTCTCGCTCTCCCAGCATTGGGTGCACTCGCTGCCATGTC GGTCAAGCTTGGTCCTCGTATCATTCCCTTCTTCCGTTCGATCATCTCGCTCAGTATTACAGTCCTTCGGGGAGACGACGGTG CACTTTTCCAAAATTCCTTCCAAATACTCAGTGGGTTGCTATCGACCATACCTACTTTCTGGGGAAGTGGCGAAGTCAACCAAGTGGTATTCTTGTATATGGATGAAGCTTCATCAACTTCCAAAATATCACCTGCCGCATTATCCTCATTGACCAAATCTCTTGCGAAGCGCATACCTGCTAAGGTACTCATTCCAAGTTTGTTGGATATGTGGCAGTCTCTCCAGGTGTCTGGGAAATTG GCCAGAATCTCAGCCTATTTCTACGTATTTTCTCGAGCACTGCAACATGCTGATCGACCAATCGTCTTGGAACATCTTCGCGCTTCTTTCAAGTTGTTCCTTGAAGCCTTGGATATTGTCAAAGTTGACCCTGAG GTGGAATCTCGCGTTATTGCAGCGTTCAAAGAGCTCGTGGTCAAATTGAATGAAACTGCATTCAAACCGCTGTTCCGTCGTCTGTTCGATTGGGCTTTTGTCGAAAACACCA ACGACGTTGCTCGCAAGGTTACATTTGGTCATCTTTACATCAGCCTCCTTGATTTCTTCAAG ACGTTGATGGTTCCATATATGTCGTTCCTATTGCAACCATACTGCGACATCTTGGCCTCTTTCACTGCGTCCACTTCCAGCGACTTTTCACTCTGGTCTTCCGTTCTCCAAACCCTCACCCGCGCACTGAACTTTGACGATGGAG TATTCTGGCGAGACGACAAGCTCCGGCAAATCGCGACACCTTTGACCGGCCAAATCGAAGTCTGCATCCGGCTGGGCTTCGGCGCTGAAGACGGTAAGACGCAGCTGCAGGACTGCCTCGCTGCGCTCGTCGAAAACGCAACGGACGATACATTGCTCAAGACGATCAATCTTAATATTTTGATGCATACGCGGTCGGAGGACCATCGCGTGCGGCTGTTCGCGCTCACGTGCGCCGAGGCGGTTTGGCGTGCGAATGGCGGCAAGTTGCTTG GATTTGTGGGCGAGACTGCGACGTTCATTTCGGAGTGTGGAGAGGACGAGAACGATGTGGTCGTCAAGGAGTGCATAAAACTGAAAGATGCTGTTGAGAGCGTGGCTGGTGCGATTGATGGGCTATGA